Proteins encoded by one window of Lycium barbarum isolate Lr01 chromosome 11, ASM1917538v2, whole genome shotgun sequence:
- the LOC132619199 gene encoding rhomboid-like protein 14, mitochondrial isoform X2: MLCKLVHQDLYKRKKFHFTRFHLAVLIASFTNLIKFQINRVWKEEVENGDQYLVYKDLKRFFLSPFFHINESHLVYNMLSLLWKGIQLETSMGSAEFTSMVATLVSMSQGVTLLLAKSLLIFFDYERPYYNEYSLGFSGVLFAMKVVANAQSDEYTYIHGLMVPTRYAAWAELILIQMFVPGVSFLGHLGGILAGLLYLRLKASYSGPNPVRQLMRGFSYALNWPLRLVKSLLRIRPRITGRGTTGGRNARDTLQMWRCQACTFDNSGRLNVCEMCGTGRADDGPSSPVPTSEIHDLSLEELRRRRIERFGR; encoded by the exons ATGCTCTGTAAACTTGTTCACCAAGATTTGTACAAACGAAAAAAGTTCCATTTCACACGATTTCACCTTGCAGTATTAATCGCAAGCTTCACAAATTTgatcaaattccaaattaatagggTATGGAAAGAGGAAGTGGAAAATGGGGATCAATATCTCGTG TACAAGGACCTCAAGCGATTCTTCCTGTCACCATTCTTCCACATCAATGAATCTCACCTGGTGTACAATATGCTTTCACTTTTGTGGAAGGGTATTCAGTTGGAGACATCTATGGGTAGTGCAGAGTTCACATCAATGGTTGCAACCTTAGTTTCTATGTCCCAAGGTGTCACACTGTTGCTTGCAAAATCACTTCTGATCTTCTTTGATTACGAGAGACCCTACTACAATGAATACTCGCTTGGGTTTTCTGGTGTCCTCTTTGCCATGAAAGTTGTGGCCAATGCACAATCAGAtgagtatacatatatacatggacTTATGGTTCCAACTCGTTATGCTGCCTGGGCGGAACTTATTCTCATACAAATGTTTGTCCCTGGTGTCTCATTTCTTGGCCACCTGGGTGGAATACTAGCTGGCCTTCTGTATTTGCGATTAAAAGCATCATATTCAGGTCCGAATCCAGTTAGACAGTTGATGAGAGGTTTTAGCTATGCACTGAACTGGCCTTTAAGATTAGTGAAGAGCTTACTGCGTATCCGACCAAGAATTACTGGGAGAGGAACCACTGGTGGAAGGAATGCACGAGATACACTTCAAATGTGGAGATGTCAGGCATGTACGTTTGACAATTCAGGTAGGTTAAATGTTTGTGAAATGTGTGGCACAGGTCGTGCTGACGATGGACCATCATCCCCTGTTCCAACAAGTGAAATACATGATCTATCTTTGGAGGAATTACGGCGGAGGAGGATTGAAAGATTTGGTAGATAA
- the LOC132619199 gene encoding rhomboid-like protein 14, mitochondrial isoform X1, producing MERGSGKWGSISRGMIPLLALHTVSEYSRLDRKPPITASLLAANTLIYLRPKFLNYLLPTTDQVWFNPHLIFKYKDLKRFFLSPFFHINESHLVYNMLSLLWKGIQLETSMGSAEFTSMVATLVSMSQGVTLLLAKSLLIFFDYERPYYNEYSLGFSGVLFAMKVVANAQSDEYTYIHGLMVPTRYAAWAELILIQMFVPGVSFLGHLGGILAGLLYLRLKASYSGPNPVRQLMRGFSYALNWPLRLVKSLLRIRPRITGRGTTGGRNARDTLQMWRCQACTFDNSGRLNVCEMCGTGRADDGPSSPVPTSEIHDLSLEELRRRRIERFGR from the exons ATGGAAAGAGGAAGTGGAAAATGGGGATCAATATCTCGTGGTATGATTCCTCTGCTTGCTCTTCATACAGTTAGCGAGTATTCCAGATTAGATAGGAAACCCCCTATTACTGCTTCACTTCTTGCTGCTAATACACTCATTTACTTGAGGCCCAAATTTCTTAATTATCTTCTCCCAACCACTGATCAAGTCTGGTTTAATCCTCACCTTATCTTTAAG TACAAGGACCTCAAGCGATTCTTCCTGTCACCATTCTTCCACATCAATGAATCTCACCTGGTGTACAATATGCTTTCACTTTTGTGGAAGGGTATTCAGTTGGAGACATCTATGGGTAGTGCAGAGTTCACATCAATGGTTGCAACCTTAGTTTCTATGTCCCAAGGTGTCACACTGTTGCTTGCAAAATCACTTCTGATCTTCTTTGATTACGAGAGACCCTACTACAATGAATACTCGCTTGGGTTTTCTGGTGTCCTCTTTGCCATGAAAGTTGTGGCCAATGCACAATCAGAtgagtatacatatatacatggacTTATGGTTCCAACTCGTTATGCTGCCTGGGCGGAACTTATTCTCATACAAATGTTTGTCCCTGGTGTCTCATTTCTTGGCCACCTGGGTGGAATACTAGCTGGCCTTCTGTATTTGCGATTAAAAGCATCATATTCAGGTCCGAATCCAGTTAGACAGTTGATGAGAGGTTTTAGCTATGCACTGAACTGGCCTTTAAGATTAGTGAAGAGCTTACTGCGTATCCGACCAAGAATTACTGGGAGAGGAACCACTGGTGGAAGGAATGCACGAGATACACTTCAAATGTGGAGATGTCAGGCATGTACGTTTGACAATTCAGGTAGGTTAAATGTTTGTGAAATGTGTGGCACAGGTCGTGCTGACGATGGACCATCATCCCCTGTTCCAACAAGTGAAATACATGATCTATCTTTGGAGGAATTACGGCGGAGGAGGATTGAAAGATTTGGTAGATAA